The following are encoded in a window of Halosolutus halophilus genomic DNA:
- a CDS encoding universal stress protein, producing the protein MYDTILVPTDGSDPANRAVEHALELADRYGADVHAMYCVETYRYGEPALSSAEIVLDNLEDQGAAMLEELADRADNVGVECTWNVCHGRPWEEVQKKGDELDADLIVIGFQGQSHDRTGKIGSVAERVVRNANRPVLTA; encoded by the coding sequence ATGTACGACACGATACTCGTCCCGACTGACGGGAGCGACCCGGCGAACCGAGCGGTAGAGCACGCACTGGAACTCGCGGACCGGTACGGGGCAGACGTACACGCGATGTACTGCGTCGAGACCTACCGGTACGGAGAACCGGCCCTGAGCAGCGCCGAGATCGTCCTCGACAATCTCGAGGACCAGGGTGCGGCGATGCTCGAGGAACTGGCCGACCGCGCGGACAACGTCGGTGTCGAGTGCACCTGGAACGTCTGCCACGGCCGGCCCTGGGAGGAAGTCCAAAAGAAGGGTGACGAACTCGACGCCGACCTGATCGTGATCGGGTTCCAGGGCCAGAGCCACGATCGGACCGGGAAGATCGGGAGCGTCGCCGAGCGAGTGGTTCGGAACGCGAATCGACCAGTATTGACCGCTTGA
- a CDS encoding PKD domain-containing protein — MTDTDSYSRRTMLKITGAAGVTALAGCGGSGDGDGGDGGGGGDGDGAADADWGSVEEFYFSGQVSHWGAEEPAFLEGEENPTITLIEGQEYTFRWYNNDGITHNMEIRDENDEVIEDYQSEDVGTEGEEASIEGVTATQEMTTYICQYHSSTQVGDIEIQSE, encoded by the coding sequence ATGACTGACACCGATAGTTATTCTCGACGGACGATGTTGAAGATCACCGGCGCGGCAGGAGTGACGGCGCTCGCCGGCTGTGGCGGCTCGGGCGACGGAGACGGCGGCGACGGAGGTGGCGGCGGGGACGGAGATGGAGCCGCCGACGCGGACTGGGGAAGCGTCGAGGAGTTCTACTTCAGCGGACAGGTCTCGCACTGGGGCGCCGAGGAACCGGCCTTCCTCGAGGGCGAAGAGAACCCGACGATCACGCTCATCGAGGGTCAGGAGTACACCTTCAGGTGGTACAACAACGACGGGATCACGCACAACATGGAGATCCGCGACGAGAACGACGAAGTCATCGAAGACTACCAGAGCGAAGACGTGGGCACGGAAGGCGAGGAAGCGTCGATCGAAGGCGTCACTGCGACCCAGGAGATGACGACGTACATCTGCCAGTACCACTCGAGCACGCAGGTGGGCGACATCGAGATCCAATCCGAGTGA
- a CDS encoding universal stress protein: protein MPPIEDAIESVLLPTDGSEGALAGATRGLDLAVAAGADVHVLSVVDTSDVEGVSAILEDDIDEARAAIETEAETAVETVARTVEERDPDLEVTTTIDRGKPFRVIESYVDTAGIDVVAMGTKGRAGLERVVLGSVTENVLRTVPVPVLAVPPGAGDAELTAETTENVLLPTDGSEGAVAAVDWGVTFADAFDAMLHTIYSADTSRFTGDAEPGEILTKLEREGEDALETVRDRARAAGVSVTGTVASGPPARAILNYADENEIDLLAIGTHGRSGVERHLLGSVTENVVRNADVPVLCVPMRGD from the coding sequence ATGCCACCGATCGAGGACGCGATCGAGTCGGTACTGCTACCGACGGACGGGAGCGAGGGCGCTCTCGCAGGGGCGACCCGTGGACTCGACCTGGCCGTCGCGGCCGGGGCGGACGTTCACGTCCTTTCCGTCGTCGATACCTCGGACGTCGAAGGGGTCTCGGCTATTCTCGAAGACGATATCGACGAGGCGCGAGCGGCGATCGAGACCGAGGCCGAGACGGCCGTCGAGACGGTCGCGAGGACGGTCGAGGAGCGCGATCCGGATCTCGAGGTCACGACGACGATCGACCGCGGGAAACCGTTCCGGGTCATCGAGAGCTACGTCGACACGGCCGGGATCGACGTCGTCGCGATGGGGACGAAAGGCAGAGCGGGACTCGAACGCGTCGTGCTAGGGAGCGTCACCGAAAACGTGCTTCGAACCGTCCCGGTCCCGGTGCTCGCGGTTCCGCCCGGAGCGGGAGACGCCGAACTGACTGCCGAAACCACCGAAAACGTCCTCCTTCCGACGGACGGGAGCGAGGGCGCCGTGGCGGCCGTCGACTGGGGAGTCACCTTCGCAGACGCGTTCGACGCGATGCTCCACACGATCTATTCGGCCGACACGAGCCGATTCACTGGGGACGCAGAGCCCGGGGAGATCCTAACCAAACTCGAGCGCGAGGGCGAGGACGCGCTCGAGACGGTTCGTGACCGTGCGAGAGCGGCTGGCGTCAGCGTCACGGGAACCGTCGCGTCCGGACCGCCCGCACGAGCGATCCTGAATTACGCCGACGAAAACGAGATCGATCTCCTCGCCATCGGAACGCACGGTCGCTCCGGGGTCGAACGGCATCTCCTCGGGAGCGTCACGGAGAACGTCGTCCGGAACGCCGACGTACCGGTCCTCTGTGTCCCGATGCGCGGCGACTAG
- a CDS encoding universal stress protein has translation MTFVVPFDGSELAEAALVRAVEYATALDEDVVAVSVVPERKRYAREKGWIEENESYDVDAVVARLREQVRTLAPDATFEYERIREFPPESKLAGHIERLALDHDPSVVFLGSDNVGRVVTPLTSVGVHIAAEESYDVFIVRQPEPPKVDAIVPHAEFYGQDDSS, from the coding sequence ATGACGTTCGTCGTCCCGTTCGATGGATCGGAACTCGCAGAAGCCGCCCTCGTCAGGGCCGTCGAGTACGCTACTGCCCTCGACGAAGACGTTGTAGCCGTCTCGGTCGTCCCGGAACGAAAGCGCTACGCGCGAGAGAAGGGCTGGATCGAGGAGAACGAGTCGTACGACGTCGACGCGGTCGTCGCACGCCTCCGCGAGCAGGTCCGGACGCTCGCACCGGACGCGACGTTCGAATACGAACGGATTCGCGAGTTTCCCCCCGAATCGAAACTCGCCGGCCACATCGAGAGGCTGGCGCTCGACCACGATCCGAGCGTCGTCTTCCTCGGGAGCGACAACGTCGGCCGGGTCGTGACCCCGCTGACGAGCGTCGGCGTCCACATCGCCGCCGAGGAGTCCTACGACGTGTTCATCGTTCGTCAGCCGGAGCCGCCGAAAGTCGACGCGATCGTACCCCACGCCGAGTTCTACGGGCAGGACGACTCGTCGTAG
- a CDS encoding proteasome subunit beta, producing the protein MNSRSDRLRTTDEGGYSADGGEIGGGILVGVRTTDDTDGVVLAADTRTSRDAVVTSDEVRKIAPIRPFAAIGSTTHLGDAEPFVHALRAEVDRYEDRHGRHMTVPALATFAGRELRSRPSLDATFVLGGVDEAGSHVFTVGADEGVVEADYAAEGSGHQVAYGVLDRGYGDSLALGEARDLVVDAIESAGERDPRTGPAVHLVELVDGRLDSDRYDSVDAARSDH; encoded by the coding sequence ATGAACTCGAGATCTGACCGCCTCCGGACGACCGACGAGGGAGGGTATTCCGCCGACGGCGGAGAGATTGGCGGCGGCATCCTCGTCGGCGTGCGGACGACGGACGACACGGACGGGGTGGTCCTCGCGGCTGACACGCGGACGAGTCGCGACGCGGTGGTGACGAGCGACGAGGTGCGAAAAATCGCGCCCATCCGTCCGTTTGCTGCGATCGGTTCGACCACCCATCTCGGCGACGCCGAACCGTTCGTTCACGCCCTCCGGGCCGAGGTCGATCGCTACGAGGACCGTCACGGCCGCCACATGACCGTGCCCGCCCTCGCGACGTTCGCCGGGCGTGAACTCCGATCGCGCCCGTCGCTCGACGCGACGTTCGTCCTCGGTGGCGTCGACGAGGCCGGATCGCACGTCTTCACCGTCGGCGCGGACGAGGGGGTCGTCGAAGCCGACTACGCGGCCGAAGGAAGCGGGCACCAGGTCGCCTACGGCGTTCTCGATCGAGGATACGGGGACTCGCTCGCGCTCGGGGAGGCACGAGACCTCGTCGTGGACGCCATCGAGAGCGCCGGCGAACGCGATCCCCGGACCGGGCCCGCCGTCCACCTCGTGGAACTCGTCGACGGGCGACTGGACAGCGATCGCTACGACTCGGTCGACGCCGCTCGGTCCGATCACTGA
- a CDS encoding diphthine--ammonia ligase: protein MSESDGGWIALFSGGKESSWALYRALESGRDVRRLAIVRPPADSHMYHAPATSVTRLAAQSVGIPVVDVGLPVVNIEPPDIGGDVASASGGQDGVGFEPLESALRTLDDELGGGVDGIVAGTVEGEYQADRLRSMCDRIGCEFFAPLWRADPRVLAETMLEAGLEIVFVEVAGPGFDESWLGRRLDRDALADLEELHREYGVHLLGEGGEYETIVTDGPHMSRPIAIAFEREWYGTWGRVRITDARLETPASGDDHRRERE from the coding sequence ATGTCCGAATCCGACGGGGGGTGGATCGCGCTCTTCTCCGGGGGCAAGGAGTCCTCGTGGGCGCTCTACCGGGCCCTGGAGAGCGGTCGTGACGTTCGCAGACTCGCGATCGTCCGGCCGCCGGCGGACTCCCACATGTACCACGCGCCCGCCACGTCGGTGACCCGACTGGCGGCACAGAGCGTCGGGATTCCAGTCGTCGATGTCGGACTCCCCGTTGTCAACATCGAGCCCCCCGACATCGGCGGTGACGTCGCGTCCGCGTCGGGAGGGCAGGACGGCGTGGGGTTCGAACCGCTCGAATCCGCCCTCCGGACGCTAGACGACGAACTCGGCGGCGGCGTGGACGGGATCGTCGCTGGCACCGTCGAGGGCGAGTATCAGGCCGATCGCCTCCGGTCGATGTGCGATCGAATCGGGTGCGAGTTCTTCGCGCCGCTGTGGCGCGCGGATCCGCGCGTGCTCGCAGAAACGATGCTCGAGGCCGGCCTCGAGATCGTCTTCGTCGAGGTGGCGGGGCCCGGGTTCGACGAGTCCTGGCTCGGCCGACGACTGGATCGCGACGCCCTGGCCGACCTGGAGGAACTCCACCGCGAGTACGGCGTCCACCTCCTGGGCGAGGGCGGGGAATACGAGACGATCGTAACCGACGGGCCCCACATGTCGAGACCGATCGCCATCGCGTTCGAGCGGGAGTGGTACGGCACCTGGGGACGGGTACGGATCACCGACGCCCGACTCGAAACACCGGCGTCGGGAGACGATCACCGCCGTGAGCGGGAATAG
- a CDS encoding adenosylcobalamin-dependent ribonucleoside-diphosphate reductase: MDSIDTVAETVLRRRYLRRDEDGEVVETPAGMFRRVAETLAQAEAQFDGDVEATEQEFYEAMTNLEFLPNSPTLMNAGTELQQLAACFVLPVGDSLEAIFTALKQAALVHQSGGGTGFSFSNLRPEGDVVKKTGGVASGPVSFMRIFDAATEQIKQGGRRRGANMGVLDATHPDVEAFVTAKEGADAFRNFNLSVGTDATFWEAYDAGEPYDLVNPRTDEVVGQADPDDVLDLVAELAWETGDPGLLFLDTINEHNPTPHLGRLEATNPCGEVPLLPYEACVLGSINLARHTDGEAVDWDKLRETVHLGVRFLDDTIEMSEFPVPEIEELMETNRKVGLGVMGFHDTLVDLGIPYYSREAVEFASEVMAFIHDESWAASRQLADERGPFPEWEDSTRAEPMRNATTTTVAPTGTISLIAGCSASIEPIYNVAYTKQVMGGLEIVNDRFVDLAKERGFYSEELVADLHDRTTIQNVEEIPDDVKPLFHTAHDVPADGHLRVQAAFQEHVDNAVSKTVNLPRSASVENVKDVFLTARELEVKGITVFRSGARPEQVLGETPLKEECAGECDYVAP, encoded by the coding sequence ATGGACTCGATCGATACCGTCGCCGAGACGGTCCTTCGCCGACGATACCTCCGACGGGACGAAGACGGGGAGGTCGTCGAGACGCCGGCAGGGATGTTCCGTCGCGTGGCAGAAACCCTCGCGCAGGCAGAGGCACAGTTCGACGGGGACGTCGAAGCGACCGAACAGGAGTTCTACGAAGCGATGACGAACCTCGAGTTCCTCCCGAACTCGCCGACGCTCATGAACGCCGGGACGGAACTCCAGCAACTCGCCGCCTGCTTCGTCCTGCCGGTCGGGGACTCGCTGGAGGCGATATTCACCGCTCTCAAGCAGGCCGCACTCGTCCACCAGAGCGGCGGCGGCACCGGATTCTCGTTCTCGAATCTCCGGCCCGAGGGAGACGTCGTCAAGAAGACGGGTGGCGTGGCCTCTGGGCCGGTGAGTTTCATGCGGATCTTCGACGCGGCCACCGAGCAGATCAAGCAGGGCGGCCGTCGACGCGGTGCGAACATGGGCGTCCTCGACGCCACCCATCCCGACGTCGAGGCGTTCGTCACCGCCAAGGAAGGGGCGGACGCCTTTCGGAACTTCAACCTCTCGGTGGGGACGGACGCGACGTTCTGGGAGGCATACGACGCCGGCGAGCCCTACGACCTCGTCAATCCGCGGACGGACGAGGTCGTGGGACAGGCGGATCCTGACGACGTCCTCGACCTGGTCGCCGAACTGGCGTGGGAAACCGGCGATCCGGGGCTTCTCTTTCTCGACACGATCAACGAACACAACCCGACGCCTCACCTCGGCCGACTCGAGGCGACCAACCCCTGTGGCGAGGTCCCCCTGCTCCCCTACGAGGCGTGCGTCCTCGGCTCGATCAACCTCGCTCGACACACCGACGGCGAGGCGGTCGACTGGGACAAACTCCGCGAGACCGTCCACCTGGGCGTCCGCTTTCTGGACGACACCATCGAGATGTCCGAATTTCCGGTCCCCGAGATCGAGGAGTTGATGGAGACGAACCGCAAGGTGGGGCTGGGAGTGATGGGATTTCACGACACGCTCGTGGATCTGGGGATCCCGTACTACTCCCGAGAGGCCGTCGAGTTCGCAAGCGAGGTGATGGCGTTCATCCACGACGAATCGTGGGCAGCGTCCAGGCAGTTGGCGGATGAACGGGGGCCGTTCCCGGAGTGGGAGGACTCCACTCGGGCGGAGCCGATGCGAAACGCCACGACCACGACCGTCGCCCCTACGGGGACGATCTCGCTCATCGCGGGCTGCTCGGCCAGTATCGAACCGATATACAACGTGGCCTATACGAAGCAGGTGATGGGGGGACTGGAAATCGTCAACGACCGGTTCGTCGACCTCGCGAAAGAGCGCGGGTTCTACTCCGAGGAGCTCGTGGCGGACCTCCACGATCGGACCACGATCCAGAACGTCGAGGAGATTCCGGACGACGTGAAACCGCTGTTCCACACGGCCCACGACGTGCCCGCCGACGGCCACCTCCGCGTTCAGGCCGCGTTCCAGGAACACGTCGACAACGCCGTGAGCAAGACGGTGAACCTGCCACGATCGGCGTCCGTCGAGAACGTCAAAGACGTCTTCCTCACTGCTCGGGAACTCGAAGTCAAGGGAATCACCGTCTTCCGGAGCGGGGCCAGACCCGAGCAAGTACTCGGCGAGACGCCCCTCAAGGAGGAGTGTGCGGGCGAATGCGACTACGTCGCTCCCTGA
- a CDS encoding DUF2267 domain-containing protein, translating into MREHVRAVMAALADAVPPEEFENALQQLPDAYGPLLELVDRAADS; encoded by the coding sequence ATGAGAGAGCACGTGCGGGCCGTGATGGCAGCGCTCGCCGATGCAGTCCCTCCAGAAGAGTTCGAAAACGCCCTGCAACAACTCCCCGACGCGTACGGTCCGCTTCTCGAACTGGTCGATCGGGCGGCCGACTCGTAG
- a CDS encoding DUF2267 domain-containing protein yields the protein MNFDEFTGTVQHRLELPDTGRTVRAIRATLMTLGQRIPAGNADDLAGSLPLEIRWYLSGAVHEHGQRFDWQEFVDRVSEIEGVDRSDAAYHARVVVDLVETAVPPSDFQQLRDQLPESEDDENWRKLFEVVDAGGWGEGEEAQAGGGPQSDATSQPDADPTDEGSTNGGAE from the coding sequence ATGAACTTCGACGAATTCACCGGTACGGTTCAGCACCGGCTCGAGCTCCCGGATACCGGCCGAACAGTACGGGCGATCCGGGCGACCCTTATGACGCTGGGCCAGCGAATCCCCGCGGGGAACGCCGACGACCTCGCCGGCTCGCTCCCGCTCGAAATCAGGTGGTACCTGTCCGGTGCCGTCCACGAACACGGCCAGCGATTCGACTGGCAGGAGTTCGTCGACCGCGTCAGCGAGATCGAAGGGGTCGATCGATCGGATGCGGCCTACCACGCCCGGGTCGTCGTCGACCTCGTCGAAACCGCGGTTCCTCCGTCCGACTTCCAGCAACTCCGCGACCAGCTGCCCGAGAGCGAAGACGACGAGAACTGGCGCAAACTCTTCGAAGTAGTCGACGCTGGCGGGTGGGGAGAGGGCGAGGAGGCACAGGCCGGTGGCGGCCCGCAATCCGACGCGACGAGTCAGCCAGACGCCGATCCGACGGACGAGGGGTCGACCAACGGCGGAGCGGAATAA
- a CDS encoding HAD family hydrolase produces MTLVAFDFDETLTQSDLSILLGREYDVASEMRGLLEQGLRDEIDFETSLRERVSLLEGMPERRVETAFDRCQLRDGAAELIADLRRSDVSVAIVTGSFDRGVETALDRAGVAVDHLVANRLVTENGALTGDVEGPLLDDRKDQPLGELAVAEGDNLDRTIAVGGGATDLPMLRAAGTAVGFDPVPVVEQHCDVVVPSMRKLRLYFEQHDIVDADGT; encoded by the coding sequence ATGACGCTCGTCGCATTCGACTTCGACGAAACGCTCACCCAGTCCGACCTGAGTATCCTCCTCGGGAGGGAGTACGACGTGGCAAGCGAGATGCGTGGCCTCCTCGAGCAGGGACTGCGTGACGAGATCGATTTCGAGACGAGCCTTCGAGAGCGCGTCTCGTTGCTCGAGGGGATGCCGGAACGCCGGGTCGAAACCGCGTTCGATCGGTGTCAGTTGCGCGACGGCGCCGCCGAGTTGATCGCGGACCTGCGACGATCCGACGTGTCCGTGGCGATCGTTACGGGTAGTTTCGACCGGGGCGTCGAGACGGCGCTCGATCGAGCCGGGGTCGCGGTCGATCACCTCGTCGCGAATCGGCTCGTGACGGAAAACGGGGCGCTGACGGGCGACGTCGAAGGTCCCTTGCTCGACGACAGGAAAGATCAGCCACTGGGGGAACTCGCCGTCGCCGAGGGGGACAACCTCGACCGGACGATCGCGGTCGGTGGCGGGGCCACGGATCTCCCGATGCTTCGCGCAGCCGGAACCGCCGTCGGATTCGATCCGGTGCCGGTCGTCGAACAGCACTGCGACGTCGTCGTGCCGTCGATGCGGAAACTCCGCCTCTACTTCGAACAGCACGACATCGTCGACGCTGACGGGACCTGA
- a CDS encoding dienelactone hydrolase family protein, producing MAPRSETLASIPVDDVTLEGMLEIPADARGVVVFAHGSGSSRKSPRNNFVAEVIRDRGLGTLLFDLLTEEEDRIRDNRFDIPLLTDRLVAATEWLWDREDARNTPVGYFGSSTGAASALRAAARLRDDVDAVVSRGGRVDMASDVLDEVRAPTLFIVGGADTQVLELNREAEAKLSCEKDLHVVEGAGHLFEGEGELEEVADVAADWFARTLK from the coding sequence CGCGTCCATCCCGGTCGACGACGTGACGCTCGAAGGCATGCTCGAAATCCCGGCGGATGCACGGGGAGTGGTCGTCTTCGCTCACGGGAGCGGCTCCAGTCGAAAGAGCCCTCGCAACAACTTCGTCGCGGAGGTCATCCGCGACAGAGGACTCGGGACCCTGTTGTTCGACCTGCTCACCGAGGAAGAAGACCGGATCCGCGACAATCGCTTCGACATTCCACTGTTGACGGACCGTCTCGTCGCAGCTACCGAGTGGCTGTGGGATCGCGAGGACGCTCGTAACACGCCCGTCGGGTACTTCGGCTCCAGTACGGGAGCGGCGTCCGCGCTCCGGGCAGCGGCGCGCCTGCGGGACGACGTCGACGCCGTCGTCTCGCGCGGCGGCCGCGTCGACATGGCGTCCGACGTCCTCGACGAGGTCCGGGCACCGACCCTGTTCATCGTCGGTGGTGCCGATACCCAGGTGCTCGAACTCAACCGCGAGGCCGAAGCCAAGCTTTCCTGCGAAAAGGACTTGCACGTCGTCGAGGGGGCGGGGCATCTCTTCGAAGGGGAGGGCGAACTCGAAGAAGTCGCCGACGTGGCAGCCGACTGGTTCGCCCGGACGCTGAAGTAG